A single region of the Musa acuminata AAA Group cultivar baxijiao chromosome BXJ1-11, Cavendish_Baxijiao_AAA, whole genome shotgun sequence genome encodes:
- the LOC103972008 gene encoding 2-oxoglutarate-dependent dioxygenase 11 isoform X2, producing the protein MGSLPVANVQALAAASRDVPERYIRPEAGAHPVVADCGVDIPVIDFSRFLDPNSSRDESSKLHLACQNWGFFQVINHTVPKEVIEKMKLDVREFFQLPLEEKRQLAQVTGDVQGYGQLFVVSKDQKLDWADVLYLNTQPAPERCLRAALDNYSAEVKNLADRLLEIMAKNLELNPDVVTDKFKVGIQSVRFNYYPPCPQADKVLGFSQHSDADLITLVLQVNQVQGLQIKRSGEWFPVKPLPGAFIVNVGDIFEILSNGRYKSIEHRVVVNTERERLSIATFHSPKSNAMIGPLQELVRGSGATYRTVNHEDFMKLFFSSKLDGKSFLDRMRC; encoded by the exons ATGGGTTCGCTCCCGGTGGCCAACGTTCAAGCTCTCGCGGCGGCGAGCCGTGACGTCCCGGAGAGGTACATCCGGCCAGAGGCCGGCGCACACCCCGTCGTCGCGGACTGCGGCGTCGACATCCCCGTCATCGACTTCTCCCGATTCCTCGACCCCAACTCCTCCCGAGACGAGTCCTCCAAGCTCCACCTGGCCTGCCAGAACTGGGGCTTCTTCCAG GTGATAAATCACACTGTTCCGAAGGAAGTGATTGAGAAGATGAAGCTTGACGTCCGGGAGTTCTTCCAGCTTCCTCTGGAAGAGAAGAGGCAACTGGCGCAGGTGACCGGCGATGTGCAAGGTTACGGCCAGTTGTTTGTTGTATCGAAAGATCAGAAACTAGATTGGGCCGACGTGCTCTACCTTAACACTCAACCTGCTCCCGAAAGGTGTTTGAG GGCTGCACTAGATAACTACTCTGCTGAGGTGAAGAACTTGGCAGATCGCTTGCTGGAGATTATGGCTAAGAACTTGGAACTCAACCCGGATGTGGTGACTGACAAGTTCAAGGTCGGCATTCAATCAGTAAGGTTCAACTACTACCCTCCTTGCCCTCAAGCCGACAAGGTATTGGGGTTCTCCCAACACTCTGATGCTGATCTCATAACACTGGTTCTTCAAGTAAATCAAGTCCAAGGGCTGCAAATAAAGAGAAGCGGCGAGTGGTTCCCCGTTAAGCCTCTTCCCGGTGCTTTCATCGTTAACGTTGGTGATATATTTGAG ATCCTCAGCAATGGCAGATATAAAAGTATCGAGCACAGAGTTGTTGTGAACACAGAGAGGGAAAGACTGTCGATAGCAACATTCCACAGTCCCAAATCTAATGCGATGATAGGTCCCCTGCAGGAGCTGGTACGAGGAAGTGGCGCAACGTACAGGACCGTGAACCATGAAGATTTCATGAAGCTATTCTTCTCTTCAAAGCTTGATGGGAAGAGCTTCTTGGATCGTATGAGATGCTAA
- the LOC103972008 gene encoding 2-oxoglutarate-dependent dioxygenase 11 isoform X1, translating to MGSLPVANVQALAAASRDVPERYIRPEAGAHPVVADCGVDIPVIDFSRFLDPNSSRDESSKLHLACQNWGFFQVINHTVPKEVIEKMKLDVREFFQLPLEEKRQLAQVTGDVQGYGQLFVVSKDQKLDWADVLYLNTQPAPERCLRFWPTRPLTFRAALDNYSAEVKNLADRLLEIMAKNLELNPDVVTDKFKVGIQSVRFNYYPPCPQADKVLGFSQHSDADLITLVLQVNQVQGLQIKRSGEWFPVKPLPGAFIVNVGDIFEILSNGRYKSIEHRVVVNTERERLSIATFHSPKSNAMIGPLQELVRGSGATYRTVNHEDFMKLFFSSKLDGKSFLDRMRC from the exons ATGGGTTCGCTCCCGGTGGCCAACGTTCAAGCTCTCGCGGCGGCGAGCCGTGACGTCCCGGAGAGGTACATCCGGCCAGAGGCCGGCGCACACCCCGTCGTCGCGGACTGCGGCGTCGACATCCCCGTCATCGACTTCTCCCGATTCCTCGACCCCAACTCCTCCCGAGACGAGTCCTCCAAGCTCCACCTGGCCTGCCAGAACTGGGGCTTCTTCCAG GTGATAAATCACACTGTTCCGAAGGAAGTGATTGAGAAGATGAAGCTTGACGTCCGGGAGTTCTTCCAGCTTCCTCTGGAAGAGAAGAGGCAACTGGCGCAGGTGACCGGCGATGTGCAAGGTTACGGCCAGTTGTTTGTTGTATCGAAAGATCAGAAACTAGATTGGGCCGACGTGCTCTACCTTAACACTCAACCTGCTCCCGAAAGGTGTTTGAGGTTTTGGCCCACTCGACCCCTCACATTCAG GGCTGCACTAGATAACTACTCTGCTGAGGTGAAGAACTTGGCAGATCGCTTGCTGGAGATTATGGCTAAGAACTTGGAACTCAACCCGGATGTGGTGACTGACAAGTTCAAGGTCGGCATTCAATCAGTAAGGTTCAACTACTACCCTCCTTGCCCTCAAGCCGACAAGGTATTGGGGTTCTCCCAACACTCTGATGCTGATCTCATAACACTGGTTCTTCAAGTAAATCAAGTCCAAGGGCTGCAAATAAAGAGAAGCGGCGAGTGGTTCCCCGTTAAGCCTCTTCCCGGTGCTTTCATCGTTAACGTTGGTGATATATTTGAG ATCCTCAGCAATGGCAGATATAAAAGTATCGAGCACAGAGTTGTTGTGAACACAGAGAGGGAAAGACTGTCGATAGCAACATTCCACAGTCCCAAATCTAATGCGATGATAGGTCCCCTGCAGGAGCTGGTACGAGGAAGTGGCGCAACGTACAGGACCGTGAACCATGAAGATTTCATGAAGCTATTCTTCTCTTCAAAGCTTGATGGGAAGAGCTTCTTGGATCGTATGAGATGCTAA
- the LOC103972602 gene encoding zinc finger protein ZAT4-like — protein MAMVMDQQQPEQQQAYKHYCRICKKGFGCGRALGGHMRAHGILDDSVGGQADADDDTSGFGASEWDDKLNNPAAAGTKRMYALRTNPNRLKSCRICENCGKEFLSWKSFLEHGKCSSEEEGDDWFPSSPRSEAEDDLAGQKGCAGWSKGKRSRRTKVVLTEEEDLANCLVMLSAARVEPVVIIETEESCASASKEDDRRQQTMTIAATAETPKAPALAPPTLPSVPRGMFECKACKKVFTSHQALGGHRASHKKVKGCFAAKLEALDEALPDEEVITHEKNASEMAAASMSMAIVPYENSAPLAIAPLKKKPKLHECSICHRVFTSGQALGGHKRCHWITSNSPDPGVKLQPVPDHANLHHQLTLRPMFDTSNSEPLDLNMPAPADDVAGVRRDIGSSLRLEMPAAIYLRSWIDRGNTNKNRAATSINKNNDDNHIHSKDNNTEMSSLNVDDEADSKVKLALSDLKDINMGGESSPWLQVGIGSSANEGSEA, from the coding sequence atGGCTATGGTGATGGACCAACAACAACCAGAGCAGCAGCAAGCTTACAAGCACTACTGCCGGATCTGCAAGAAGGGATTCGGCTGTGGCCGCGCCCTCGGTGGCCACATGCGCGCCCACGGCATCCTCGATGACTCGGTGGGTGGCCAGGCCGATGCAGATGATGATACCTCCGGCTTTGGCGCCTCCGAGTGGGACGACAAGCTGAATAACCCGGCCGCCGCAGGCACCAAGCGGATGTACGCGCTCCGCACCAACCCCAACCGCCTCAAGAGCTGCCGCATATGTGAGAACTGCGGCAAGGAGTTCCTGTCCTGGAAGTCCTTCCTTGAGCACGGCAAGTGCAGCTCCGAGGAGGAGGGAGACGACTGGTTCCCCTCGTCGCCTAGGTCTGAGGCCGAGGACGATCTCGCGGGGCAGAAGGGATGCGCCGGTTGGTCCAAGGGCAAGCGGTCTCGGCGCACGAAGGTggtcttgacggaagaggaagatCTCGCTAACTGCTTGGTGATGCTGTCCGCGGCCCGCGTGGAGCCGGTGGTCATTATCGAGACCGAGGAGTCGTGTGCGTCGGCGAGCAAGGAGGATGACCGGCGGCAGCAAACGATGACGATCGCCGCGACCGCGGAGACGCCTAAGGCTCCTGCACTTGCACCACCAACTCTGCCGAGCGTCCCCCGGGGAATGTTCGAGTGCAAGGCTTGTAAGAAGGTCTTCACCTCGCACCAGGCATTGGGAGGCCACAGGGCCAGCCACAAGAAGGTCAAAGGCTGCTTCGCCGCCAAGCTCGAAGCCCTCGACGAGGCCCTGCCGGACGAAGAGGTCATCACGCATGAGAAGAACGCCAGCGAAATGGCAGCCGCGTCGATGTCGATGGCGATCGTGCCGTATGAGAACTCGGCTCCCTTGGCCATTGCACCGCTCAAGAAGAAGCCGAAGTTGCACGAGTGCTCGATATGCCACCGCGTGTTCACCTCGGGACAGGCATTGGGCGGGCACAAGCGATGCCACTGGATCACGTCGAACTCGCCGGACCCCGGCGTGAAGCTCCAGCCCGTACCAGACCACGCGAACCTTCATCACCAGCTAACTCTCAGACCAATGTTCGATACTTCCAACTCCGAGCCTCTCGATCTCAACATGCCCGCGCCCGCCGACGACGTCGCTGGTGTGCGGAGGGATATCGGCAGTTCACTGCGGCTCGAAATGCCTGCGGCAATCTACCTACGGTCATGGATCGATCGTGGCAACACGAACAAAAACAGAGCCGCTACCAGCATTAACAAGAACAATGATGACAATCACATTCACAGCAAGGACAACAACACCGAGATGTCTAGTCTCAATGTGGATGATGAAGCGGACAGTAAGGTAAAGCTAGCGCTGAGTGACCTTAAGGATATCAACATGGGAGGGGAAAGCTCTCCTTGGTTGCAGGTGGGGATTGGCTCGTCAGCTAACGAGGGCAGCGAGGCATGA
- the LOC135597584 gene encoding zinc finger protein ZAT9-like, with protein sequence MEKHRCSICFRRFSSGRALGGHMRRHVTAAAAAAATLPTKLLGHHCSAVTAGLPPCAGAVEAAVEEEEEREELTKEAAYGLRENPRKSFRLVDPEFSSAFAAIEPAGSSSVVVQDGESETESLCAAATDDRRLSKRPRHRSHAPTSEPESSDVTTEEDVALCLMMLSRDSWTAGKASLLFDGNDDEGYGRRIAARSRPPRRGRSKHQCGTCKKVFRSYQALGGHLASHRRPTACIPAVRSRTDGDDDSQASVDAKVHECPFCFRVFPSGQALGGHKRSHLTSSTATTTVTSPAPVPPLSCSTPTTSTAGGKSGDGIGLIDLNLPAPLDDDAALSAVSDFEFSPNRTVK encoded by the coding sequence ATGGAGAAGCACAGGTGTAGCATCTGCTTCCGTCGCTTCTCCAGCGGCCGGGCACTCGGCGGCCACATGCGCCGTCACgtgaccgccgccgccgccgccgccgccacccttccAACCAAGCTCCTTGGCCACCACTGCTCCGCCGTCACCGCGGGCTTACCCCCCTGTGCCGGCGCGGTGGAGGCagcagtggaggaggaggaggagagggaagaGCTCACCAAGGAAGCTGCTTATGGCCTTCGGGAGAACCCACGGAAGAGCTTCCGCCTCGTGGACCCGGAGTTCTCCTCCGCCTTCGCCGCCATCGAGCCCGCCGGTTCCTCCTCCGTCGTCGTCCAGGACGGTGAGAGCGAGACAGAGTCGCTGTGCGCTGCAGCCACCGACGATCGCCGACTTTCCAAACGGCCGCGCCATCGATCCCACGCGCCTACCTCGGAGCCGGAGAGTTCCGACGTCACGACGGAGGAGGACGTCGCCCTCTGCCTCATGATGCTCTCCCGAGACTCCTGGACCGCCGGTAAGGCATCGCTGCTGTTCGACGGGAACGACGACGAGGGATACGGCCGTCGAATCGCCGCCCGTTCACGTCCACCGCGGAGGGGGCGGAGCAAGCACCAGTGCGGGACGTGCAAGAAGGTGTTTCGGTCGTACCAAGCTCTGGGCGGCCACCTAGCGAGCCACCGAAGGCCCACTGCGTGTATCCCTGCCGTCCGATCGCGTACCGACGGGGACGACGATTCCCAGGCCAGTGTCGACGCCAAAGTCCACGAATGCCCCTTCTGCTTCAGAGTCTTCCCCTCCGGCCAGGCTCTCGGCGGCCACAAGCGGTCGCACTTAACATCTTCCACCGCCACCACTACCGTCACTTCACCGGCACCAGTGCCTCCGTTGTCGTGCTCGACACCAACCACATCAACAGCCGGCGGCAAGTCCGGCGATGGCATCGGCTTAATCGATCTCAACCTGCCTGCGCCACTGGATGATGACGCGGCTCTCTCTGCTGTCTCCGACTTTGAGTTCAGTCCCAACCGCACAGTGAAATGA